A stretch of the Thermococcus sp. genome encodes the following:
- the cbiB gene encoding adenosylcobinamide-phosphate synthase CbiB, with translation MNGLVLFIPALLWDLLLGEPPALVHPVVWFGKLAGLLDSRYRRRSPALDFLVGMVTALAVIVFALLLAISAPSAPYPLNYALAVYLLKSSFAVRSLHEHIARTITDNVKEKRKAVSMIVSRDVGKLDEPHLNSASIESLAENLNDSVVAPLFYFLLFGLPGALIYRAVNTLDAMLGYRNERYEYFGKFSARLDDLLNFIPARLTVLLYLPIGGKRVLRYYRLARFKINSDKPIAVMSAVLGVWLEKPGVYRFPGREPENGDIRRALRIYRLIVGEWVFTVLLLIATGVCTCLSR, from the coding sequence ATGAACGGACTTGTCCTATTTATCCCGGCACTTCTCTGGGACCTGCTCCTCGGTGAACCTCCGGCGTTAGTTCATCCCGTTGTATGGTTTGGGAAGCTCGCCGGTTTGCTTGATTCCCGCTATAGGAGGCGTTCTCCAGCCCTTGATTTTCTGGTCGGGATGGTTACAGCGTTGGCAGTCATCGTTTTTGCCCTCCTCCTGGCAATCTCTGCCCCCTCTGCTCCTTATCCCCTCAACTACGCCTTGGCAGTTTACCTCCTCAAGAGTTCCTTCGCGGTGAGGAGCCTCCACGAGCACATTGCGAGGACGATAACAGACAATGTTAAAGAGAAAAGAAAAGCGGTCTCGATGATCGTCAGTAGGGATGTGGGGAAGCTCGATGAGCCCCACCTGAACTCGGCCTCGATAGAGAGCCTCGCCGAGAACCTCAACGACAGCGTTGTGGCGCCGCTATTCTACTTCCTCCTCTTCGGCCTCCCCGGTGCTTTAATCTACCGCGCCGTTAACACGCTTGATGCCATGCTTGGCTATAGAAACGAGCGCTATGAATACTTCGGCAAGTTCTCCGCCCGACTGGACGACCTCCTTAACTTCATTCCGGCCCGCTTGACAGTTCTTCTCTACCTTCCTATTGGAGGGAAGAGGGTTCTCCGGTACTATCGCCTCGCTAGGTTCAAGATAAACTCGGACAAGCCCATAGCGGTGATGAGTGCCGTTTTAGGCGTCTGGCTCGAAAAACCCGGCGTTTACCGTTTTCCCGGACGGGAACCAGAGAACGGTGATATACGGCGGGCCTTGAGGATCTACCGGTTGATTGTTGGTGAATGGGTCTTTACGGTCCTCTTACTCATCGCAACGGGGGTGTGCACATGCTTGAGCCGATAG
- a CDS encoding aminotransferase class I/II-fold pyridoxal phosphate-dependent enzyme, translating to MLEPIGFSTYHGGAREEGLIDFSASLNPYPPEWLDRMFERAKGISGRYPYYERLEEGLSGLVGEEVAVTAGITEALYLLGTLALRGRRVVIPRHTYGEYERVARIFGARVLKGPNEPAKLAELVERESVIFFCNPNNPNGRYYMPRELKPLIDTVEDKNALLVLDEAFIDFVKGAKSPKGENLLKLRTFTKSYGLPGIRVGYVIGFPEALRSVRMPWGVGSTGLAFLEFLLEDGFEHLRKTMPLIWREKERMEKALGVKSDTNFFTMQVGDARETVETLKKRGILVRDCTSFDLPEYVRFSVRKPEENGKLIEALKEAEMERKSM from the coding sequence ATGCTTGAGCCGATAGGGTTCTCGACCTACCATGGTGGTGCGAGGGAAGAAGGATTGATAGACTTCTCCGCCTCACTCAACCCGTATCCACCGGAATGGCTCGACAGGATGTTCGAGCGGGCGAAGGGGATAAGCGGTCGCTATCCCTACTACGAAAGGCTTGAGGAAGGCCTTTCAGGGCTGGTTGGGGAGGAGGTTGCCGTAACGGCCGGAATCACGGAAGCTCTTTACCTACTCGGAACCCTCGCGCTCCGCGGGAGGAGGGTGGTAATCCCACGCCACACATACGGTGAGTACGAGAGGGTTGCGCGTATTTTTGGGGCAAGAGTCCTCAAAGGCCCGAACGAACCTGCAAAGCTTGCTGAACTTGTTGAAAGGGAGTCAGTAATCTTCTTCTGCAACCCCAACAATCCGAACGGGAGGTATTACATGCCAAGGGAGCTTAAACCACTTATCGACACCGTTGAGGATAAGAATGCCCTTCTTGTCCTTGATGAAGCATTTATAGACTTCGTTAAAGGCGCTAAAAGTCCCAAAGGGGAAAACCTTTTGAAGCTCAGAACCTTCACAAAGAGCTACGGCCTGCCGGGAATAAGGGTCGGCTACGTTATAGGCTTTCCCGAGGCACTTAGGAGCGTCAGGATGCCCTGGGGAGTAGGCTCGACCGGCCTCGCTTTCCTTGAGTTTTTGCTTGAGGACGGCTTCGAGCACCTGAGGAAGACGATGCCACTAATCTGGCGCGAGAAGGAGAGGATGGAAAAGGCTTTAGGAGTCAAAAGTGACACCAATTTCTTCACTATGCAAGTTGGAGACGCTAGAGAAACCGTAGAGACCCTAAAGAAGCGCGGAATCCTTGTGAGGGACTGTACGAGCTTCGACCTTCCAGAGTATGTCCGCTTCTCGGTGAGGAAGCCCGAAGAGAACGGGAAGCTGATTGAGGCGTTAAAAGAGGCCGAAATGGAAAGGAAGAGCATGTAG
- the cobZ gene encoding alpha-ribazole phosphatase CobZ encodes MKSGELLQRLEEHGVTLEAMVEAAIELYIGNNPEEVQGRLKKLMLHYLDDINIQALLMAALLLEGGFKVDGDPVNLVADELIGINIAEYIGGKMALFNFFYYDTKKPGILARLPPFLDDAVGGLIAGCMTRLFQEDVK; translated from the coding sequence GTGAAGAGTGGAGAACTTCTTCAAAGGCTCGAAGAACACGGCGTGACGCTTGAAGCAATGGTAGAAGCTGCTATAGAGTTATACATCGGTAACAACCCCGAGGAAGTCCAGGGGAGGCTCAAAAAACTCATGCTCCACTACCTTGATGATATCAACATCCAAGCCCTCCTGATGGCAGCGCTCCTGCTTGAGGGGGGCTTTAAGGTCGATGGCGACCCTGTGAACCTGGTCGCGGACGAGCTGATTGGAATTAACATCGCCGAGTACATTGGCGGAAAAATGGCGCTCTTCAACTTTTTCTACTATGACACCAAAAAGCCCGGAATCCTGGCGCGGCTTCCCCCATTTCTCGATGATGCAGTAGGGGGACTTATAGCTGGCTGCATGACGAGGCTCTTCCAG
- a CDS encoding ATP pyrophosphatase → MNGVVFFSGGKDGLYALHLAEKMGIEVPYLLALKTTIGLSPHWENFGALETLTKKMGRKMLTFDMARGSDALADFIGSLGIEYLISGDVLLDDHKVWVESLTEKAGIKALEPLWGRNTLELAEEMLEEGFEWVIIAVDKEKLSRDALTYTFSSEQDLKNFLKAYPGVDPVGEFGEFHTVVLASPLFEGRFNLDVKSVEESERYHWIRFGLVRA, encoded by the coding sequence TTGAACGGAGTGGTGTTCTTTTCGGGCGGCAAGGATGGGCTTTACGCGCTTCACCTTGCGGAGAAGATGGGAATTGAGGTTCCATACCTGCTGGCGCTCAAAACCACCATCGGCCTCTCACCACACTGGGAGAACTTTGGGGCGCTGGAAACACTCACCAAGAAGATGGGGAGGAAAATGCTGACCTTCGACATGGCCAGGGGAAGTGACGCCCTGGCCGACTTCATTGGCTCGCTCGGTATCGAGTACCTCATATCAGGCGATGTCCTCTTGGACGACCACAAGGTATGGGTCGAAAGCCTTACGGAAAAAGCAGGAATTAAAGCTCTCGAACCGCTCTGGGGGAGGAACACGCTGGAGCTTGCCGAGGAGATGCTCGAAGAGGGCTTCGAGTGGGTGATAATAGCGGTTGATAAGGAAAAGCTCTCCAGAGATGCCCTAACTTATACATTCAGCTCGGAACAAGACCTGAAGAACTTTTTGAAGGCTTACCCGGGCGTTGACCCGGTTGGAGAGTTTGGAGAGTTCCACACGGTAGTTTTGGCCTCACCCCTCTTTGAGGGGCGCTTCAACCTTGACGTAAAGTCCGTCGAGGAGAGCGAGAGGTACCACTGGATCCGCTTCGGGCTGGTGAGAGCGTGA